The window GAAAGCTTCTGGTGAGGCCCGAGGACCTTCAGGAGTGGGTTGAGGCGCGGCCAGTCAACGCGGATCCGATGCCAGCGCCGAACCGACCGGTGCAGACGACTCGCCTGATCGATCAGGTGCTGGCACGACAGGTGGACTCAGTATGAGCGTTCACAAGACGCCAGACGGTACATACCGGGTTAGGTACTGGGAGGGAGATCGGCAACGCTCGAAGACATTCCCGACCAAGGCTGACGCCGGTCGATATGACGCCGAGGTAAAGCGTCGCCGATTGGAGGGCAAGCCGGTACATCGTCAGCAAGATGCGCCGGTGCTCTCCGACTTCATCGTGGACTGGCTCGCGGGACGAACTGATCTTTCCGACAAGACGCTCATCAGCTACAGCCAGGCCCTCGACACCCATGTTCTGCCGCATCTCGGCACTTTGAAAGTACATGGCAGCGAACTACGACCGGCAGTGTTGGCTGAATGGCAACGTGAGCGTCTTGCGGCAGGCGCTGGTCCCTCGATCATCAAGAGGGCCAGAGGGGTGTTGAGCCAGGTGCTGGACTCCGCTGTCCTGCCACACGAACTTTTGGACTCGAATCCGATAGCCCCAGTCAAGCCACCCAAGGTCCCGCCGACAGAGCCGAGGATCATCACGGCGATTGACGTGGAACGGGTCAGGCAGCACCTGATCAAACAAGGTGACATCGGGTCAGCCACCCTTGTCTCCGTCCTCGCCTATGTGGGGGTTCGGCCACAAGATGGCCTTGGCCTCGAATGGGGACACACAGGAACGAAGTTGCAGGTCATCCAGAAGAACGTGGACGGCAGGATTGTGCCGGGTTCAAAGACTGGCATGGGGTATCGGCGTAAGGTGAATCTGCCGAATCCAGTCCGGGCCGACCTTGAGGGTTGGCGGGTGGCGTCAGGCGGATCGAATCAAGGTCTGATCTTTCCGAGATCTTCAGATCACCTGCCGTGGAAGGAGACCGACTACCGCAACTGGCGAGGTCGGACGTTCGGCAAGGCCGCAGAAGCCGCTGGTCTCGGCAATTTGAACCCCTACGACCTTCGACACACCTGTGCATCGCTGCTGGCCGCAGCCGGGTGGAATCACCTTGAGATCGCTGCTCAGCAGGGCAATAGCCCCGAAACCTCGGTCAAGGTGTATCAGCACCTCATCCAGGTCGAACTGGGTGAAAGGCGGTCGATTGACGAGTGGATCACAGAGGCTCGGGCGGAAGTTGCGAGGGAAAACAATGTTCCCTCAGAGTTCCCGATTTCTGGGGATTGACCCCTTCATCATTGTTCCCGATGGCTCTGGGAGTGAAGCCGACGACCGGAGTCGAACCGGTGACCCCTTCATTACGAGTGAAGTGCTCTACCAACTGAGCTACGTCGGCGCTGCCGGGGGATTGTAGGCGGTGGCCAACCGTGGTGGCGGTGACCGCGGGCTGCGGCAGCCGAACCCGTCCGGTCCGGTTCAGCGGTGCCGCAGGGTGCCGGTGTCCGGATCGGCTATCTGGCGGTCGTGGCCGGCTTTTCGAGCCTGGCCGGCGAGATGCAGTTGACCACTCCGCGCCAGGAGAGGGTGCCGCCCTTGCCGTCCGTGTTGCTGTTGGTCACCGACACCCACCAGGTGTTCGGGGTGTACTTCCCGGTCTGGGGGTTGTTCGGTGAGGAGGAGGAGACGGTCAGGTTGATGAAGTTGCTCAGCACCCCTCCGCTGATCGCCCTTGCCCCGGCCGGACAGCGAACCCCGACGAACCTGCCCGACCCTTCCTCGGTCGCGATTGCGTTGGTGGTGATCCGGGACTGAATGGTGAGTGGCTTGACCACGACTTTGGTCCGCACATTCGGCTTCTTCGCCTTCCTGGCGGCAGCGATCCCGGCCGCTTCCGGGATCTCCACCGGAGCCCCGGCCTGCGCCGCCTGGGCGCTGGTCGCCGGGATCGTCGCGGCCACCCTCGGCGTGGTCGGCTGCGGGCTTCGATTCAGCCCGTCACCGATCACCGGTGCGGTGAACAGCACGGCTCCGGCGGCGACGGCGCATCCGGCGAGCAACGCTCGTGACCGTGCACGCGAGAACCCCTTGAACTTCCTCCCTGGTGAACTCATGCCCCCATTCTGGCAGGTGGGCGGCGTGGGTCAAGTCGCCCGGTCGGCCAGAACCCGGGCCCGCTCGAAGATCTCGTCGGTCATCGGTTCGGTCAAACGGCCGGTGAAGGTGTTTCGCTGGCTCGGATGAAAGCAGCCCAGCATCGTCCTCCCGCCGAGGGTGGTCACCGCCCCGTGGCCGAACTTCGGTTTCGGTTTCGGGACCTCGCCACCGAGCTTGCGAACCGACCGGATCAGCGCGTCCCAGGCGAACGCCCCCAGCGCCACGAACAGAACCGCCCGCCGGAGCAGCTTCAGTTCCAACTCGAACCACGGCAGGCAGTTGTCCCGTTCCGAGACCAGCGGCTTGTTCTGCGGCGGCGCACACTTGACCGCTGCGGTGACCCAGGCGTCTTCGAGCCGGAGCCCGTCATCCAGGCTGGTACTGGTCGGCTGGTTGGCGAAACCGGTGCGGTGAAGCGAGGCGTAGAGCCAGTCGCCGGAGGGATCGCCAGTGAATACCCGCCCGGTGCGGTTGCCCCCGTTGGCGGCCGGGGCCAGTCCGACGATCAGGATTCTCGCGTTCGGGTCGCCGAAACCGGAAACCGGCTTCTGCCAGTAGGTCTCGCCCCGGAATCGTCGTGGCGGGTTGGCTGCCGTCTCGGCCCGCCAGGAGTTCAGCCGTGGGCAGCGGCGACAGGCGTGGATCGAGTCCGCCAGTTCATCGAAATCCGAAATCGGCGGCCCATCGCTCATCACCCCTAGACTAGAGATCAGGTGTTTCGAGGAAAGGACACAGTCGTGGGCAGTTCAAGTGCACCCGGAAGTCAGGTGAGGCGTAGTGCCTAGCATCGGGGTACCCGAGCTTCTGATCGTGCTGGTGGTCGCCGTCCTGATCCTCGGGCCGAAACGGATTCCGGCAGCCGCCCGCTCGGTCGGTGAGGGGATCCGCGGCTTTCGTGGCTCGCTCAAGGGCGGGAGCAGCGGCAAGGATGACCCGGACGAGTCTTCTGAGGCCGCCCGGATCAAGGAGAAGTCGAACCCCGGGGCATGAGCTTCGGGTGCCGCGGATCTGAGTCGGTTTGGTTCCGCTGAATCTCCCCAACTTTCTGACTCTGCTCCGCATCGTCGCGGTGCCGGTGGTCGTGGTCGCCCTGCTCGACGAGACCCCGAACGGGGACATGCTGGCCGCGATCGTGTTCGCGCTCGCCGCCCTGACCGACGGACTGGACGGTTACATCGCCCGCTCGCGGGACGCGGTCACCACCTTCGGCAAGCTGATGGACCCGCTGGCCGACAAGCTGCTGATCACCGCCGCCCTGATCTCCCTGGTTTCGCTGGGGCGGCTACCGGCCTGGGTGGCGATGGTGATCATCGCCCGGGAGTTCCTGATCACCGGGATCCGCTCGATCGCGGCCGAACGGGGGGTGGTGATCGCGGCCAGCTGGATGGGCAAGGTGAAGACCGTGCTCCAGATCGCCGCGGTGTTCGCGCTGATCATCGTGCATCCGGCACCGCTCTGGGTCGATCTCCTGGTCTACGCGGCGGTGATCGCGACCGTGGTCAGCGGCGCCGACTATGTGTTCGGGCTGCGACGCCGGCTGGCCGAACAGGCGGAACTGATCGAGGATCGAAAACGGCAGGGCCGCGGCGAACGCAAGCGGCTCCGTGATCACGACCCGGCCTGAGCGGCGGCCGGGGCCGGATCGCGCCCCGGCGTCGGCCGCTCCCCGGGATCAGGCCGCTTCCAGCTCCAGCCACTCCCGCATCGTGACGTGGCGGAGGATGTGGTTGCCGTCCTCGATCTCGCTGCGCAGGTTGCCGACCAGCCCGTAACGTTCGGCGACCACGTTGTGCTGGTGAATCGTTTCCAGGTTCTCCTGGCGGGCCATCACGAAGGCGTCATCCGGAAGGGCGCCGTACCCGGAGATCACCTGACGGATCATCTCCCGCACACAGTCCTCGACAAACCGCGGGTTCTCGTGGGCGGCGACCACCACCGAGAGCTCATCCGGGCGTTTCATCAACTCGTAGATCTCGGAGCTCATCGAGCTCTCGACCAGCCGGAGCAGGTCACGGGCGTCGATTCCGTCGGCCGCCCCGTTCGCTCCACCGATCCAGAGGGTCCCGATCCCCCGCTGGTTGTGGGTGGCGATCGGCACCAACTCGACGATCTCCCGGATCTGCTCGGCCGAGTAGCCGCGTTCGGCCAGCCGTTCCCGGGCGAGGTCGCGCACCATCTCCTGGGCGCAGGGGCAGGCGGTCATCCCCTGGGCCTCGACCCCGGTCACCGTCCTGGTCCGGCTCTCCGAGGCAACCGCGGTTCCCAGCAGGGTGTAGATCTCCTGGTTTTCGATCCCGGATGCCGGGGCCGGCCGG of the Solirubrobacterales bacterium genome contains:
- a CDS encoding site-specific integrase, producing the protein MSVHKTPDGTYRVRYWEGDRQRSKTFPTKADAGRYDAEVKRRRLEGKPVHRQQDAPVLSDFIVDWLAGRTDLSDKTLISYSQALDTHVLPHLGTLKVHGSELRPAVLAEWQRERLAAGAGPSIIKRARGVLSQVLDSAVLPHELLDSNPIAPVKPPKVPPTEPRIITAIDVERVRQHLIKQGDIGSATLVSVLAYVGVRPQDGLGLEWGHTGTKLQVIQKNVDGRIVPGSKTGMGYRRKVNLPNPVRADLEGWRVASGGSNQGLIFPRSSDHLPWKETDYRNWRGRTFGKAAEAAGLGNLNPYDLRHTCASLLAAAGWNHLEIAAQQGNSPETSVKVYQHLIQVELGERRSIDEWITEARAEVARENNVPSEFPISGD
- a CDS encoding uracil-DNA glycosylase, with protein sequence MSDGPPISDFDELADSIHACRRCPRLNSWRAETAANPPRRFRGETYWQKPVSGFGDPNARILIVGLAPAANGGNRTGRVFTGDPSGDWLYASLHRTGFANQPTSTSLDDGLRLEDAWVTAAVKCAPPQNKPLVSERDNCLPWFELELKLLRRAVLFVALGAFAWDALIRSVRKLGGEVPKPKPKFGHGAVTTLGGRTMLGCFHPSQRNTFTGRLTEPMTDEIFERARVLADRAT
- a CDS encoding twin-arginine translocase TatA/TatE family subunit — protein: MPSIGVPELLIVLVVAVLILGPKRIPAAARSVGEGIRGFRGSLKGGSSGKDDPDESSEAARIKEKSNPGA
- the pgsA gene encoding CDP-diacylglycerol--glycerol-3-phosphate 3-phosphatidyltransferase, producing the protein MVPLNLPNFLTLLRIVAVPVVVVALLDETPNGDMLAAIVFALAALTDGLDGYIARSRDAVTTFGKLMDPLADKLLITAALISLVSLGRLPAWVAMVIIAREFLITGIRSIAAERGVVIAASWMGKVKTVLQIAAVFALIIVHPAPLWVDLLVYAAVIATVVSGADYVFGLRRRLAEQAELIEDRKRQGRGERKRLRDHDPA
- the mptA gene encoding GTP cyclohydrolase MptA, which produces MNSEITLSPSAIDVQSTVPATRVSLSRVGVTGVQKVISIGSGHYHADLECFVDLAPDQAGVHMSRFEENVSEAIEDVISTGAMRAELLAARIAELVREKQHGIRAEVSIKARFAEDRPAPASGIENQEIYTLLGTAVASESRTRTVTGVEAQGMTACPCAQEMVRDLARERLAERGYSAEQIREIVELVPIATHNQRGIGTLWIGGANGAADGIDARDLLRLVESSMSSEIYELMKRPDELSVVVAAHENPRFVEDCVREMIRQVISGYGALPDDAFVMARQENLETIHQHNVVAERYGLVGNLRSEIEDGNHILRHVTMREWLELEAA